A single region of the Rhodococcus sp. W8901 genome encodes:
- a CDS encoding carboxymuconolactone decarboxylase family protein, with protein sequence MTGHDDWSRDHGAAALRRHAPEVASTLDRLVALVPPIGDGSVVARAREVCGRTLSLPPLPAPPVTSAPANADGTTQVPLEFAEQFSADVSMIDDAMRGALASALGDRTGTFVQSLYVADWVPRVRAGLDALFEGADADWGIPIEWATEGEPWPLIQRTLVDVARLRELDPVTTEVVRLYQARQHNCRLCKSLRNRTALLAGGDEAVYAEIDDYRSGGLSPRHKAGLGLAEGLTWQPGHLDPQAIAAVREHFSPAEAVELVLDTMRNSCNKIAVSTGTDQANITDGVEIYDVNPDGSVDFGLALPG encoded by the coding sequence ATGACAGGACACGACGACTGGTCTCGCGATCACGGAGCCGCCGCCCTGCGACGCCACGCTCCCGAGGTTGCGTCCACGCTCGACCGTCTGGTCGCCCTCGTCCCACCCATCGGCGACGGCTCCGTCGTCGCGCGGGCCCGCGAGGTGTGCGGGCGGACGCTGTCACTCCCGCCGCTGCCCGCGCCGCCCGTGACCTCCGCACCCGCGAACGCCGACGGGACCACCCAGGTGCCGCTCGAGTTCGCCGAGCAGTTCAGCGCCGACGTGTCCATGATCGACGACGCCATGCGGGGCGCGCTCGCGTCGGCGCTCGGCGACCGGACCGGCACCTTCGTGCAGTCGCTCTACGTCGCCGACTGGGTGCCGCGCGTCCGCGCCGGACTCGACGCGCTGTTCGAGGGCGCCGACGCCGACTGGGGCATCCCGATCGAGTGGGCCACCGAGGGTGAACCGTGGCCGCTGATCCAGCGCACGCTGGTCGACGTCGCCCGGCTCCGCGAACTCGACCCGGTGACCACCGAGGTCGTGCGCCTGTACCAGGCCCGCCAGCACAACTGCCGGCTGTGCAAGTCCCTGCGCAACCGCACCGCACTGCTGGCGGGCGGCGACGAAGCCGTCTACGCCGAGATCGACGACTACCGCAGCGGCGGGCTGTCCCCGCGCCACAAGGCGGGGCTGGGCCTCGCCGAGGGGCTGACCTGGCAGCCCGGCCATCTCGATCCGCAGGCGATCGCGGCTGTGCGCGAACACTTCTCACCCGCCGAGGCGGTGGAGTTGGTGCTCGACACGATGCGCAACTCGTGCAACAAGATCGCGGTGTCGACGGGGACCGATCAGGCCAACATCACCGACGGTGTCGAGATCTACGACGTCAACCCCGACGGCTCGGTGGACTTCGGCCTGGCGCTGCCCGGCTGA
- a CDS encoding RtcB family protein, which produces MTPTEHGHNLLNFASHVDDTALAQARETASMPFVYPHVALMPDAHSGKGSAVGTVIPTRGAVIPAAVGVDIGCGMIAARTQFDAGDIERAGARGRTLHALRLRLEDAIPLSPGNYNLTASLGEWFAEPKIAELEERAAKDGVDLSHSPKWREQLGSLGGGNHFIELCLDEQDRVWMFLHSGSRGVGNKIAQKHIAIAQKLCRTWHIELPNRDLAYLAEGAPEFWAYIRELRWAQRFALLNRAEMMDRYSAVLGEWIGEGVVEAERINSHHNYTEQEEHYGEKVWLTRKGAVNAHEGVDAVIPGSMGTRSYVVRGKGSKPGLCSAPHGAGRRFSRTQARKRFTVADLAERMQGIEYRHGAEWIDEIPDAYKDIDVVMDDARDLVEIRHELRQILNLKGT; this is translated from the coding sequence GTGACCCCCACCGAGCACGGCCACAACCTGTTGAACTTTGCCAGCCACGTCGACGACACCGCCCTTGCACAGGCGCGGGAAACCGCGTCCATGCCGTTCGTGTACCCGCACGTGGCGCTGATGCCGGACGCGCACAGCGGCAAGGGATCCGCGGTCGGAACGGTGATCCCGACCCGCGGCGCGGTGATCCCGGCGGCGGTCGGCGTCGATATCGGCTGCGGAATGATCGCTGCCCGAACCCAGTTCGACGCCGGTGACATCGAACGAGCCGGCGCCCGCGGCCGGACGCTCCATGCACTCCGCCTGCGGCTCGAGGATGCAATTCCGTTGTCCCCGGGCAACTACAACCTCACGGCATCCCTCGGGGAATGGTTCGCGGAGCCGAAGATCGCGGAACTCGAGGAGCGCGCGGCGAAGGACGGCGTGGACCTGTCGCACTCCCCGAAGTGGCGTGAGCAGTTGGGGTCCCTCGGTGGCGGCAACCACTTCATCGAGCTGTGCCTCGACGAACAGGATCGGGTGTGGATGTTCCTGCATTCCGGGAGCCGAGGAGTGGGCAACAAGATCGCACAGAAGCACATCGCGATCGCCCAGAAGCTGTGCCGGACATGGCACATCGAGCTGCCCAACCGGGACCTCGCCTACCTCGCGGAGGGTGCGCCCGAGTTCTGGGCGTACATCCGGGAACTGCGGTGGGCGCAGCGGTTCGCGCTCCTGAACCGGGCCGAGATGATGGACCGCTACAGCGCGGTACTGGGGGAGTGGATCGGTGAGGGGGTGGTCGAGGCTGAGCGGATAAACAGTCACCACAACTACACCGAGCAGGAGGAGCACTACGGCGAGAAGGTGTGGCTCACTCGCAAGGGCGCGGTCAACGCCCACGAAGGAGTGGACGCCGTCATCCCGGGTTCCATGGGCACCCGCTCCTACGTGGTCCGGGGGAAGGGCAGCAAGCCCGGACTGTGCTCCGCCCCGCACGGCGCCGGCCGCAGGTTCTCCCGCACACAGGCCCGGAAGCGGTTCACCGTGGCGGACCTGGCCGAGCGCATGCAGGGGATCGAGTACCGGCACGGCGCCGAATGGATCGACGAGATCCCCGACGCCTACAAGGACATCGACGTCGTCATGGACGACGCCCGTGATCTCGTCGAGATCCGCCACGAGTTGCGGCAGATCCTCAACCTGAAGGGCACCTAG